From one Puniceicoccales bacterium genomic stretch:
- a CDS encoding HIT domain-containing protein produces the protein MENNTIFQKIIDGEVKSEILFEDEFCIIINDINPQAPIHVLIIPKKYIPRISEVTDVDINILGNLLRAASDFAQKKSLETGFRLVINNGLMAGETVPHLHVHLLAGRPLAWPPG, from the coding sequence GTGGAAAATAATACAATATTTCAGAAAATCATCGATGGAGAGGTCAAGAGCGAGATATTATTCGAGGATGAATTTTGCATCATAATAAATGATATAAATCCCCAGGCGCCAATCCATGTGTTGATCATTCCAAAAAAATACATTCCTAGAATTTCAGAGGTCACAGATGTGGATATTAATATTCTTGGAAATTTACTGAGAGCTGCCAGTGATTTTGCTCAGAAAAAGTCTCTGGAAACTGGTTTTAGGCTGGTAATAAACAATGGGTTGATGGCCGGCGAGACAGTTCCGCATTTACATGTTCATCTACTGGCTGGTCGACCGTTGGCCTGGCCTCCGGGTTGA
- the dnaE gene encoding DNA polymerase III subunit alpha, with the protein MKNNFVHLHVHTDYSLLDGSCRCDRLCAKISKIGMPAVAMTDHGNVFGVPDFLEKCKQFNIKPLIGCELYTLYADDFRTKEKFPLYHMGLIARNENGFKNLSKLVSISQLKGFYYKPRINWQTIAEYSADLICLTGCYQGYLASMILKDDLPAAKAGLTQLMDIFGKERLFIEVQNHGTQEQEYYSKKLFELGDEFGLKVVATNDSHYVDQQDWEAHDALLCIQTGAKLSDEKRMRMQTRQLYIKSREEMELVFGERPDCLDNTLLVMDMCDFSLRYGENHYPVFHRPIELNFESNASYLKSLCCNGLRERYQMDYQDPNSIDGTNEDDIRRREIILRLNYELSVLEKTGFVDYFLIVWDFVNWSRRNHISVGPGRGSGAGCVLAYLLKITDVDPMKFGLLFERFLNPERISPPDFDIDFCMRRRGEVIDYVRRKYGEGHVANIITFGTFGTKMVIRDLCRVHDIPYAEADRLAKMVPDELHMTIDLALEKSKELALEVKNRPNIAKILDEGRIIEGTVRNIGTHAAGVIITEQPVAEMIPVTLQDGILTTQFSKDPVEALGLLKMDFLGLKTLTVIDDAQNWIRRRDGLENFRIEDIPLDDKKTYDLLNSGETIGVFQLGESVGMRALCKRFNMWCIEDVSAISALYRPGPSDWINDYVAGKNDPSKIKYPHPLLKDICRETYGIMVYQEQVMEAAKVIAGYSLAGADILRRAMGKKKIDVMNAQKANFIAGAKKHNHISQEKAEEIFSILEKFAGYGFNKSHSIAYGIISYQTGYLKANYPLEYMAAMLSSELGNADKVAYYIGECARMKIPVLGPDINSSLGSFTPQWQDGCIRFGLGAIKGVGDAAAENIIAERQKHADFVDFVDFVHRVDLRLINRRVLECLLLSGAFDSFGVDRKHLMESAESVITEALLLQKDRAIGQINLFDMFDESVDGTVSINTSGPLMPRSEKLRHEKALLGFYVSGHPLDEFSHWIPRIDYPAGDVEAMEDGAVFRICGVVNSIEKRITKKDNRLWATFSLETMTKQFSFNCFPDAYETVGASLMESRVMVVTGTIRKNNDEIRYNVSSVDAMQDSLRKIVKKIVFRIDCAEKCIKNALMEINSYLQNNPGSIEVILSFRFKNGQTFPVKLPLSLSCCASMADLSRLMKDPMDVDMVTVVPVISRKAVQIF; encoded by the coding sequence ATGAAGAACAATTTCGTACATCTCCATGTGCACACAGACTACAGCCTGCTGGATGGCTCCTGTCGTTGCGATAGGTTGTGTGCCAAGATCAGCAAAATTGGGATGCCTGCCGTGGCAATGACTGATCATGGCAACGTCTTTGGTGTGCCGGATTTTTTAGAAAAATGCAAACAATTTAACATTAAGCCATTGATTGGTTGCGAGCTATATACGCTATATGCCGATGACTTTAGGACCAAAGAAAAATTTCCACTGTATCATATGGGACTCATTGCTAGAAATGAGAATGGGTTTAAAAATTTATCGAAACTGGTATCGATATCGCAGCTGAAAGGGTTTTATTATAAGCCCAGGATCAATTGGCAGACCATCGCCGAATATTCGGCCGACCTAATCTGCCTAACCGGTTGCTATCAAGGGTATCTGGCTTCAATGATCCTAAAGGATGATCTGCCAGCGGCCAAAGCCGGATTGACCCAACTGATGGACATCTTCGGCAAAGAACGCCTATTCATCGAAGTGCAAAACCACGGAACCCAGGAACAGGAATATTATTCAAAAAAATTGTTTGAACTTGGGGATGAATTCGGCCTAAAGGTCGTGGCGACAAATGACTCGCATTACGTGGATCAGCAAGATTGGGAAGCCCATGATGCGTTGCTGTGTATCCAGACCGGAGCCAAGCTGTCCGATGAAAAGCGAATGCGGATGCAAACCCGGCAGCTATACATCAAGTCGCGAGAAGAGATGGAATTAGTGTTTGGTGAGCGGCCAGATTGTCTGGATAATACGCTGTTGGTCATGGATATGTGTGATTTTTCTCTAAGGTATGGCGAGAATCATTATCCGGTGTTCCATCGGCCGATTGAGCTGAACTTTGAAAGCAATGCTAGTTATCTCAAGTCATTATGTTGTAATGGCCTCAGAGAAAGATACCAGATGGATTACCAGGATCCGAATAGCATCGATGGAACCAACGAAGATGATATTCGGCGAAGGGAAATCATCCTGCGGCTAAACTATGAACTGAGTGTTTTAGAGAAGACTGGCTTCGTAGATTATTTCCTGATTGTTTGGGATTTTGTAAATTGGAGCCGAAGGAATCACATATCGGTGGGACCTGGTCGTGGTTCTGGGGCCGGCTGTGTGCTGGCCTATCTGCTAAAAATAACCGATGTGGATCCAATGAAATTTGGTTTGCTATTTGAACGTTTTCTCAATCCTGAGCGTATTTCTCCGCCAGATTTTGACATAGATTTTTGTATGCGTCGGCGCGGCGAAGTGATTGACTATGTGCGAAGAAAATATGGTGAGGGCCACGTGGCAAATATAATAACCTTTGGTACCTTTGGCACAAAAATGGTGATTCGCGATCTGTGCCGCGTTCATGATATCCCTTATGCTGAAGCAGATAGGCTTGCCAAGATGGTGCCAGATGAACTTCATATGACCATAGATTTGGCCCTGGAAAAATCCAAAGAGCTTGCTTTGGAAGTGAAAAATCGGCCAAATATTGCAAAAATTTTAGATGAGGGCCGGATCATCGAAGGTACTGTGCGGAATATAGGCACCCATGCTGCCGGTGTCATAATTACAGAACAGCCTGTGGCGGAAATGATCCCGGTGACATTGCAGGATGGTATTCTCACCACCCAATTTTCAAAAGATCCAGTTGAAGCTTTGGGGTTGTTAAAAATGGATTTTCTTGGTCTGAAAACGCTCACAGTGATAGATGATGCACAGAATTGGATCAGGCGGCGCGATGGCCTGGAAAATTTTCGCATAGAAGACATTCCATTGGATGATAAAAAAACCTACGATTTACTGAATAGTGGCGAAACCATAGGGGTTTTTCAACTCGGCGAGTCTGTGGGCATGAGGGCGCTCTGCAAGCGATTCAATATGTGGTGTATAGAAGATGTCAGTGCCATCAGTGCGCTCTATCGGCCCGGTCCCAGTGACTGGATTAATGATTATGTTGCAGGAAAAAATGATCCATCAAAAATAAAATATCCTCATCCTCTGCTGAAAGACATTTGTCGAGAGACCTATGGCATAATGGTTTATCAGGAGCAGGTCATGGAGGCCGCCAAGGTCATCGCTGGCTATAGTCTTGCCGGTGCGGACATTTTACGCAGAGCCATGGGTAAGAAGAAGATAGATGTGATGAATGCCCAGAAAGCTAATTTCATAGCCGGGGCAAAAAAACACAATCATATAAGCCAGGAAAAGGCCGAAGAAATATTTTCTATACTGGAAAAATTCGCTGGCTATGGCTTTAATAAATCGCATTCAATTGCTTACGGGATAATATCTTATCAAACAGGATATCTGAAGGCTAACTATCCGTTAGAGTACATGGCGGCCATGTTATCTTCGGAACTTGGCAATGCAGACAAGGTGGCCTATTACATCGGTGAATGTGCCAGAATGAAGATTCCAGTCCTTGGTCCGGATATAAATAGTTCATTGGGTAGCTTTACGCCTCAATGGCAGGATGGATGCATTAGATTTGGTTTGGGTGCCATAAAAGGCGTGGGTGATGCTGCGGCGGAAAATATAATCGCCGAGCGGCAGAAACACGCTGACTTCGTGGATTTTGTGGATTTTGTGCATCGAGTCGATCTGCGCCTGATCAATAGGCGCGTACTGGAATGTCTTCTGTTGAGCGGAGCCTTTGATTCTTTCGGTGTCGATAGAAAACATCTGATGGAATCAGCCGAAAGTGTTATTACCGAAGCTCTTTTGTTGCAAAAGGATCGGGCCATTGGTCAAATAAATTTATTTGACATGTTCGATGAGTCTGTGGATGGTACAGTATCTATCAATACTTCTGGTCCGTTAATGCCTCGTTCGGAGAAGCTTAGACACGAAAAGGCATTGCTTGGATTTTATGTGAGTGGCCATCCTTTGGACGAGTTTAGCCATTGGATTCCTAGGATAGATTATCCGGCCGGTGATGTGGAGGCGATGGAAGATGGAGCGGTGTTCCGGATCTGCGGCGTGGTAAATTCCATCGAAAAAAGAATTACAAAGAAGGATAATCGCCTCTGGGCCACTTTTTCTTTGGAGACGATGACCAAGCAGTTTTCTTTTAATTGTTTTCCCGATGCCTATGAAACCGTTGGTGCCAGCTTGATGGAATCTCGGGTGATGGTGGTTACCGGAACGATCCGGAAAAATAACGATGAAATCAGATACAATGTTTCTTCTGTAGATGCAATGCAGGATTCGCTGCGAAAAATTGTGAAAAAAATTGTGTTTAGAATCGATTGTGCCGAAAAATGTATAAAAAATGCATTGATGGAAATAAATTCCTATTTGCAGAATAATCCTGGTTCGATCGAAGTGATTTTGAGCTTTAGATTTAAAAACGGTCAAACTTTTCCGGTAAAATTACCACTGTCGTTGAGCTGTTGCGCCTCAATGGCTGACCTTAGTCGCCTGATGAAAGATCCCATGGATGTGGATATGGTCACAGTGGTGCCGGTAATTTCAAGAAAAGCTGTACAAATTTTCTAA
- a CDS encoding type II secretion system GspH family protein: MYGNKRAGFSLLEVLLAMGLVGVAMPGLITLWISQITALDTGVNMMKLLNAEKNFLAITSGDVFDLAESGDMFMVRVLEVVGGENIYKTILGADMAHLPLAQDGEIFVITFAKDIKNSLDGACTLYHCTVKLAMATSANFLKIRANAPKHVFSNFNYKRVEM; this comes from the coding sequence ATGTATGGCAACAAACGAGCTGGGTTTTCTTTACTAGAGGTATTGTTGGCCATGGGATTGGTAGGCGTAGCCATGCCGGGTCTCATAACTTTGTGGATTAGCCAAATCACGGCTTTGGACACAGGAGTAAATATGATGAAATTGCTGAATGCCGAGAAAAACTTTTTGGCCATCACTTCCGGCGATGTATTTGACTTGGCTGAATCTGGTGATATGTTTATGGTGAGAGTTTTAGAAGTTGTGGGTGGCGAGAATATCTATAAAACTATTCTTGGCGCAGACATGGCTCATTTGCCCTTGGCCCAGGATGGCGAAATCTTTGTAATTACCTTTGCAAAGGATATAAAAAATTCGCTGGATGGTGCCTGTACACTATATCATTGTACCGTGAAATTGGCCATGGCCACATCGGCAAATTTTCTGAAAATCAGGGCCAATGCGCCGAAACATGTTTTTTCTAATTTTAACTACAAAAGGGTCGAAATGTAA
- a CDS encoding ATP-dependent Clp protease proteolytic subunit, which yields MKIVNEHYLPLPYVYERDGRQERSWDIYSRLLKDRIIFLGTSIDDFVANAIVAQFLFLQMEDPKKDVHLYINSPGGSITAGMAIYDTMRFMNCDVVTYCVGQAASMATVLLAAGSKGKRYALPNSRVMIHQPSGGAGGQTSDISIAAKELLRWKKTLNMVLSECTNQPLEKIEKDSDRNYFMISSEAKDYGIVDEVIKSKPKNEEA from the coding sequence ATGAAAATAGTTAACGAACATTATCTTCCATTACCCTATGTCTATGAACGGGATGGTAGACAGGAACGTTCCTGGGATATATATAGTCGTCTGTTAAAGGACCGAATAATTTTTCTTGGCACTTCCATAGACGATTTCGTTGCCAATGCCATCGTTGCGCAATTTTTATTCTTGCAGATGGAAGATCCGAAAAAAGATGTCCATCTCTATATTAATTCTCCGGGGGGTAGTATCACCGCAGGCATGGCCATATATGATACGATGAGATTCATGAATTGCGATGTGGTTACCTACTGCGTCGGGCAGGCAGCCAGCATGGCCACGGTGTTGCTTGCTGCTGGTAGCAAGGGGAAACGTTACGCACTGCCTAACAGTAGGGTTATGATACATCAGCCCTCGGGTGGTGCCGGTGGTCAAACCTCGGATATTTCGATTGCCGCCAAAGAATTACTTCGTTGGAAAAAAACTCTAAATATGGTATTGTCCGAGTGCACTAACCAACCGTTGGAGAAAATCGAAAAGGATTCCGATCGAAACTATTTCATGATATCTTCAGAGGCAAAGGACTATGGCATTGTCGATGAAGTGATAAAAAGCAAACCAAAAAATGAAGAGGCCTAG
- the tig gene encoding trigger factor codes for MKSEIKDVSNVRKVFTVTVSKDEAQNEESLLVKTISRDVKMPGFRKGHVPEAIVRVKFAKDVKAKLDEQLYSRAMETMTKEHGTRIFSVVKADFNDKESGEKELIVTIDTKPDFELIDYRHIDLAPINAEITDGEVDSALEQLRNYNADYVTVDRNAKKGDFVRLSYQGTLADGSEIAKLDASLPIWGEQKNTWEEAGAEDSPGVKAVIDGIVGMKAEEDREIETTFPEDFYIKPLAGKSAKYMVHVFEVREKVLPGFDDKLLAKLNANTLDELRVQIREDLKKRKHQVGRLEQREQLVRKLIASVDFDVPESAVEHERAQVLRTFFEQQIREGVHPNELEKHKDELYGDSSTLAHDRAKISFILERIAIEEKITVSSDEVSRMIIQEASVLRTTPDKLIDEIKNDRARVQDIQRRALFSKTLDFLVNENTNDHPSLDEDRSKKSQSELPENVAELKPKRGKKSAATKGNRPSKTKEFEEESTSFKEKTELQ; via the coding sequence GTGAAAAGTGAAATAAAGGATGTGAGCAATGTGCGCAAGGTTTTTACTGTGACAGTGAGTAAAGATGAGGCGCAAAATGAGGAAAGTTTGCTCGTTAAGACAATTTCAAGGGACGTAAAAATGCCTGGGTTTAGAAAGGGGCACGTTCCAGAAGCGATTGTCCGCGTTAAGTTTGCCAAAGATGTGAAGGCTAAACTAGATGAGCAGCTCTATTCTCGGGCGATGGAGACCATGACCAAAGAACATGGAACCAGAATTTTTTCGGTGGTAAAAGCCGATTTCAATGACAAGGAGAGCGGTGAAAAGGAGCTCATCGTGACCATAGATACCAAACCAGATTTTGAATTGATAGATTATAGGCATATTGACTTGGCCCCAATAAATGCGGAAATTACTGATGGTGAGGTGGATAGCGCATTAGAGCAATTGAGGAATTACAATGCTGACTATGTTACCGTTGATCGCAATGCCAAAAAGGGGGATTTTGTGCGGCTATCCTATCAAGGCACTCTGGCCGATGGTTCTGAAATTGCTAAGCTGGATGCATCATTGCCTATTTGGGGTGAACAGAAAAATACCTGGGAAGAAGCTGGTGCAGAAGATAGTCCTGGTGTTAAGGCAGTTATAGATGGAATCGTGGGCATGAAAGCCGAAGAGGATAGGGAGATTGAAACCACATTCCCGGAGGATTTTTATATAAAGCCTCTGGCTGGTAAAAGTGCCAAATACATGGTTCATGTTTTTGAAGTGCGGGAAAAAGTTCTGCCAGGGTTTGATGATAAACTGCTTGCAAAACTCAATGCCAATACACTGGATGAGTTACGTGTTCAGATTCGAGAGGATTTAAAAAAACGTAAACATCAGGTAGGGCGGCTAGAGCAGCGGGAGCAATTGGTTAGAAAGTTAATTGCCAGTGTGGATTTTGATGTGCCCGAAAGTGCTGTGGAACACGAGCGGGCTCAGGTGCTGCGGACGTTTTTCGAGCAACAGATTCGGGAGGGGGTACATCCAAATGAACTGGAAAAGCATAAAGATGAACTATATGGTGACAGCTCGACCCTGGCCCATGATAGAGCAAAAATTAGTTTTATTCTGGAGCGCATCGCCATTGAGGAAAAGATCACGGTATCTTCCGACGAAGTCAGTCGTATGATCATCCAAGAGGCTTCGGTGCTGCGAACAACGCCGGATAAATTAATCGATGAAATTAAGAATGATAGGGCCAGAGTTCAGGATATCCAGCGCCGGGCATTGTTTAGTAAAACGTTGGATTTCTTAGTGAATGAGAACACAAATGATCATCCAAGCTTGGACGAGGATCGTTCAAAAAAATCTCAATCTGAACTTCCAGAAAATGTGGCTGAATTAAAGCCAAAGCGTGGAAAAAAATCTGCAGCAACCAAAGGTAATAGGCCTAGCAAGACCAAAGAATTTGAGGAAGAAAGTACTTCATTCAAAGAAAAAACTGAATTACAATGA
- the dxr gene encoding 1-deoxy-D-xylulose-5-phosphate reductoisomerase, protein MKEKIMLFGATGSIGSNVLEELREHRQYFDLVGIAARVNVDKLAEISREFSVKTAAVNSKTRIDTAKFCPGCRIFRGEQAMAEAVLATDFDILLMATSGIAGIAATMNAISLKKKIIIASKEILVTSGKFLCPLAKKNKVELFPLDSEHNAIFQCLKGEDRKSVRQIWLTASGGPFLDYDMDSLEHVTPAQALKHPTWSMGKKITIDSASLANKGLEVIEARWLFDLAPQQIKVTIHRQSLVHSLVEFIDGSILAQISEKSMRFPIKNCLFFPYRQYSDQKTVSFLEPINFTFQPPDEGKFPCLALAKASLEAGGIMPTVFNAANDVAVDLFLDGKIKFTQIPTIIEQRMHETENFEPESVDEIFALDAEVKKIARAFE, encoded by the coding sequence ATGAAAGAAAAAATAATGCTTTTTGGCGCGACCGGGTCCATCGGAAGCAATGTCTTGGAAGAGCTTAGAGAACACAGACAGTATTTCGATTTGGTCGGCATCGCAGCCAGGGTCAATGTGGACAAACTTGCCGAAATATCTCGGGAATTTTCTGTAAAAACTGCAGCAGTGAACAGCAAAACTCGTATAGATACAGCAAAATTTTGTCCTGGTTGCAGAATTTTTCGCGGCGAACAGGCCATGGCCGAGGCGGTTTTGGCCACCGATTTTGACATTCTTTTGATGGCAACCAGCGGCATAGCTGGCATTGCGGCAACGATGAATGCTATCTCATTGAAAAAGAAGATAATAATAGCTAGCAAAGAAATTCTAGTAACCAGTGGAAAATTCCTATGCCCATTGGCTAAAAAAAACAAAGTGGAACTTTTTCCTCTTGATAGTGAACATAATGCAATTTTTCAGTGCCTCAAAGGCGAAGATAGGAAGTCTGTGAGACAAATATGGCTAACGGCCTCCGGTGGGCCATTTCTGGATTATGACATGGACTCCTTGGAGCATGTAACTCCAGCCCAAGCACTTAAACACCCAACCTGGTCCATGGGAAAAAAAATAACCATAGATTCAGCAAGCCTTGCGAACAAAGGACTAGAGGTAATCGAAGCTCGATGGCTGTTTGATCTGGCGCCCCAGCAAATAAAAGTTACCATTCATCGCCAGAGCTTAGTACATTCACTGGTAGAATTCATAGATGGGTCAATTCTTGCCCAAATTAGCGAAAAATCCATGAGATTTCCAATAAAAAATTGCCTTTTTTTCCCTTATAGACAGTACAGTGACCAGAAAACTGTTTCATTTTTAGAACCAATAAATTTCACTTTCCAGCCACCAGATGAGGGAAAATTTCCATGTCTGGCTTTGGCCAAAGCTAGTTTGGAAGCCGGCGGCATAATGCCCACTGTCTTCAATGCGGCCAACGACGTGGCTGTTGATTTATTCCTAGATGGCAAAATAAAATTTACCCAAATCCCAACCATCATTGAGCAACGGATGCATGAAACAGAAAACTTTGAGCCAGAATCAGTTGATGAAATATTCGCCCTGGATGCCGAAGTAAAAAAAATTGCCAGAGCTTTTGAGTAA
- a CDS encoding bifunctional nuclease family protein has product MDAVKVGLLAVIPSMSVTTLLIGNDETVFDIHISPASGKAIIDAISKEKLTRPSTHTLLSNITATLGYQISSVIIHSTKDSVFFAKILMSNISNEGKYIELDCRPSDAITLSIINDAPLLVAEELFNLVGKPKSNTLLQKI; this is encoded by the coding sequence ATGGACGCGGTGAAAGTCGGATTGTTAGCGGTTATCCCCTCGATGAGTGTGACAACTTTACTCATTGGCAATGACGAAACGGTCTTTGACATACACATATCACCAGCTTCTGGCAAAGCAATCATCGATGCCATAAGTAAAGAAAAGCTAACCCGACCGTCTACCCATACATTACTTAGCAATATCACTGCCACGCTCGGCTATCAAATCTCATCGGTTATAATCCATTCCACAAAGGATTCAGTTTTCTTCGCGAAAATATTAATGAGCAACATCTCTAACGAAGGTAAATACATAGAGTTAGATTGTAGACCCAGCGACGCCATTACTCTATCCATTATCAACGATGCACCACTACTTGTGGCAGAAGAACTTTTCAATCTAGTTGGAAAACCAAAAAGCAATACTCTGCTGCAGAAAATATAA
- a CDS encoding MarC family protein has product MEFFIELFKKIFVASGPLAAIVLYINMTPHYTEKEKMMTARIGCLVGWIVLMFFSITGEWVFKALGIGVNSFSIASGLLFIVVGFGMLRGQDPTEKVAEGVKDKALRGKPDIAIAPLGVPIIAGPLVVAISVEERTRATGIMQIIGCVLAVTCVMLCIYGFFKIATIGARWLNPTILKLGYKLSSLFMVALGVQLLINGVSGAKADKLQSRAVQIEQVAALID; this is encoded by the coding sequence ATGGAGTTTTTTATTGAGTTGTTTAAGAAAATTTTCGTAGCCAGTGGGCCGTTAGCAGCCATCGTGTTGTATATTAATATGACTCCACATTATACGGAGAAAGAAAAAATGATGACGGCACGGATTGGATGTCTTGTGGGTTGGATTGTGCTAATGTTTTTTTCCATTACTGGTGAATGGGTTTTTAAAGCATTGGGCATAGGCGTCAATTCGTTCAGCATTGCCAGTGGGTTGCTATTTATTGTGGTCGGTTTCGGTATGTTACGGGGGCAAGATCCGACGGAAAAAGTTGCCGAAGGAGTGAAAGATAAGGCATTGAGAGGCAAGCCTGACATAGCGATAGCGCCGCTGGGAGTTCCCATTATAGCCGGTCCTTTGGTGGTTGCCATTTCCGTTGAGGAGCGAACCCGAGCCACTGGTATTATGCAAATAATTGGATGTGTGTTGGCTGTAACCTGCGTCATGTTATGCATCTATGGGTTTTTCAAAATTGCCACCATCGGTGCTCGGTGGTTAAATCCAACCATATTAAAATTGGGTTATAAATTGTCTTCTTTATTCATGGTAGCTTTAGGTGTGCAGTTGCTTATAAATGGTGTCAGCGGTGCTAAGGCCGATAAGCTCCAAAGCCGAGCTGTTCAGATAGAGCAGGTTGCTGCTCTTATTGATTAG
- a CDS encoding glycosyltransferase family 2 protein, whose amino-acid sequence MNNKLPISIVLIASNEEKNIARCLKSVYTWVEEIIVVVNDCTDRTVEIAESYGATVVEHPWQNFRDQKNFAKQLATKEWILSIDADEVVSDELRSSILMFVVNNDRRYNGAFFKRLVFFLGKWIHHGDWYPDHCQRLFRRDCGYWSGGLVHEYLKVSGNVKSLNGNLLHYTYDSVKEHVEVMIKYTDLFIEDNKDKPVNLLTAAFRSVWKFFRCYIIKLGFLDGIQGIYIAMAQGFFTLYKYIHLTEYQNAKIKQRLINQHSDDQQDPNQDSMK is encoded by the coding sequence ATGAATAACAAACTTCCGATCAGCATTGTGTTAATAGCTAGCAACGAAGAAAAAAACATAGCTCGTTGCCTGAAAAGCGTTTATACCTGGGTTGAGGAAATTATCGTTGTCGTAAACGATTGCACCGACCGCACCGTTGAAATTGCGGAAAGCTACGGGGCCACCGTGGTGGAGCATCCTTGGCAAAACTTTCGCGATCAAAAAAATTTCGCTAAACAACTCGCCACCAAGGAATGGATTCTATCCATTGATGCCGATGAAGTTGTGTCAGATGAACTTAGGTCATCCATATTAATGTTTGTGGTGAACAACGATAGGCGCTACAATGGAGCTTTTTTCAAGAGATTGGTATTTTTTCTAGGAAAATGGATCCACCATGGAGATTGGTATCCCGATCACTGTCAACGACTTTTCCGCAGAGATTGCGGCTATTGGAGCGGCGGCCTTGTCCATGAATATCTAAAGGTATCCGGCAATGTTAAGTCACTAAACGGCAACTTGCTACATTACACATATGATTCAGTTAAAGAGCATGTGGAAGTGATGATAAAATATACAGATTTATTCATAGAAGATAACAAGGACAAACCAGTCAACCTTCTAACTGCTGCATTCCGCTCGGTTTGGAAATTTTTTCGCTGCTACATAATAAAACTCGGCTTCTTAGATGGCATCCAAGGTATATATATAGCCATGGCCCAAGGATTTTTCACACTATATAAGTACATCCATCTGACAGAATATCAAAACGCAAAAATTAAACAGCGCCTCATCAACCAACATTCTGATGATCAGCAAGATCCGAATCAGGATTCCATGAAATGA